The following coding sequences are from one Candidatus Methanoperedens sp. window:
- a CDS encoding class I SAM-dependent methyltransferase: MKISYKNTTVKIAPNVYEPSEDSFMLADAALSEIRESETVLEVGCGSGIISRVIKEHSKASVIGIDINPHAVKTTKENGVEVIRGDLLHCLKGKFDMIIFNPPYLPTGEGERTKDWMNTALDGGYDGRRVIYSFLENAGDRLVEKGRILMVLSSLTGIEQVKEMMESLGYTVTNKAVERFSFEQLTVILAAKI; the protein is encoded by the coding sequence ATGAAGATTTCATATAAGAATACTACAGTAAAAATTGCACCAAATGTATATGAACCTTCGGAAGATTCATTCATGCTTGCTGATGCGGCATTGTCGGAAATAAGAGAATCGGAAACCGTTTTAGAAGTCGGATGTGGAAGCGGGATAATATCACGGGTTATAAAAGAACATTCAAAAGCCAGTGTTATCGGTATCGATATTAACCCACATGCAGTAAAGACCACAAAAGAAAACGGGGTAGAGGTCATAAGAGGAGATCTCTTGCATTGCCTTAAAGGAAAATTTGACATGATAATCTTCAATCCACCATACCTGCCAACCGGAGAAGGCGAAAGGACAAAGGATTGGATGAACACGGCTCTGGATGGGGGATACGATGGAAGGAGGGTGATCTACAGTTTTCTTGAGAATGCAGGTGATCGCCTTGTTGAAAAGGGCAGGATTCTGATGGTCTTATCCTCTCTTACGGGGATAGAACAGGTAAAAGAGATGATGGAATCATTGGGTTATACGGTAACAAATAAGGCTGTGGAAAGATTCAGCTTTGAACAGCTCACGGTTATACTTGCCGCGAAGATATGA
- a CDS encoding tRNA-dihydrouridine synthase family protein encodes MNIGKLRLNGCLLLAPMSGVTNLPMRLLCKKHGASLVYSEMACSEGIVRKNPKSIARGVTCMDERPFGIQLLGSSADALVRSASILQEIHMPELIDMNFGCPSQCVLRNGFGSALLKKPEEVEDIIKKLSGSLDVPVTAKIRVLNSHEETLKIARIIEKSGASAITVHGRTPKQQYSGKSNLEIIRKIKNELSIPVIANGDISDEKQAELVLKYTQCDGIMIGRAAIGNPYIFRRIAHYLDTGELLQPRTFGDQIGEFFEYAALCSKYDMMAYSDLKLKAQWFLKKRENIRSERKKINEAKDIDMILKIMSGLREESSG; translated from the coding sequence ATGAATATCGGAAAATTGAGATTGAACGGATGTCTCCTCCTTGCCCCCATGTCCGGAGTCACCAACTTGCCAATGAGGCTTCTCTGCAAAAAACATGGTGCCTCCCTTGTGTACTCTGAAATGGCCTGTTCTGAGGGAATCGTAAGAAAGAACCCGAAGAGTATCGCAAGGGGCGTTACCTGCATGGATGAGCGGCCTTTTGGTATCCAGTTACTTGGTTCCAGTGCCGACGCCCTGGTGAGATCAGCCTCCATCCTTCAAGAAATCCACATGCCTGAACTTATAGATATGAATTTTGGCTGTCCTTCCCAGTGTGTTCTTAGAAATGGGTTCGGGTCGGCGCTTTTAAAAAAGCCGGAGGAGGTCGAAGATATAATAAAAAAATTATCGGGATCTCTTGATGTGCCTGTGACTGCAAAGATAAGAGTGTTGAATAGCCATGAAGAAACACTGAAAATAGCACGTATCATTGAAAAATCAGGGGCAAGCGCGATAACAGTTCACGGGAGGACACCAAAACAGCAGTACTCAGGAAAATCAAACCTTGAGATAATCAGGAAAATAAAAAACGAGCTTTCGATCCCAGTGATTGCAAACGGGGATATCTCTGATGAAAAGCAAGCCGAGCTTGTGCTGAAATACACGCAGTGCGATGGGATAATGATAGGAAGGGCTGCCATCGGTAATCCATATATCTTCCGCAGGATCGCACATTATCTCGATACGGGGGAACTATTACAGCCACGAACGTTCGGGGACCAGATAGGAGAATTTTTTGAGTATGCAGCTTTATGCAGCAAATATGATATGATGGCTTATAGTGATTTGAAGCTTAAAGCCCAGTGGTTCCTGAAAAAAAGGGAAAATATAAGATCCGAGCGCAAAAAGATAAACGAAGCGAAGGATATCGATATGATATTGAAAATCATGAGTGGATTGAGGGAGGAATCTTCGGGGTAG
- the nrfD gene encoding polysulfide reductase NrfD has product MMESLIWGYIYPNEAEIQWSVLIVLYPYITGLVAGAFIASSLYHVFGKKEIRPVARFALLTALSFLLVATMPLLTHLGHPERGIEIMFTPHLTSAMSGFGYIYSFYLIVVVLEIWLSFREDIVKMAHNSRGWKELLYSALALFSYDISEKALHQDEKLAKRLAIIGIPSAAFLHGYVGFIFGGIKANPWWSTPLMPLIFLMSAIVSGIALLILLYIAAMKIRKHAIDHKCLHSLAHYLWIFLILDFTLEMLEIISMKYESLERIDIINRLLSDKIATTFYGVQLGLGIFIPFILILLVGMMKNRETLKMIMIAISSIFVVIGVFAMRWNVVIGGQEISKSLSGTLTYVPVFFSQEGVLPAIIIMIIPFIILLVVTYILPPWKDMDEEVAE; this is encoded by the coding sequence ATGATGGAGAGTTTGATCTGGGGATACATATACCCAAATGAAGCTGAAATACAATGGAGCGTACTGATCGTATTATATCCATATATAACCGGGCTCGTAGCGGGAGCTTTTATCGCATCATCGCTGTATCATGTTTTTGGAAAAAAAGAGATAAGGCCTGTTGCCAGATTCGCGCTACTTACGGCACTCTCTTTCCTGTTAGTCGCGACAATGCCGTTGCTTACACATCTTGGGCATCCAGAGCGAGGGATCGAGATCATGTTCACCCCTCATCTTACCTCCGCAATGTCGGGATTTGGATATATATATTCGTTTTATCTGATTGTGGTCGTGCTTGAAATCTGGTTATCCTTCAGAGAGGACATAGTCAAGATGGCCCATAATTCCAGGGGATGGAAAGAACTATTATACTCGGCGCTGGCTCTTTTCTCATACGATATTTCAGAAAAGGCCTTGCATCAGGATGAAAAACTCGCCAAAAGGCTTGCAATAATAGGAATTCCTTCCGCAGCTTTCCTTCATGGATATGTGGGTTTCATATTTGGTGGGATCAAGGCGAATCCCTGGTGGTCTACCCCGCTTATGCCTCTCATATTCCTGATGTCAGCCATTGTATCGGGGATAGCTCTTCTGATCCTGCTGTATATTGCGGCCATGAAGATACGAAAACATGCTATAGACCACAAATGCCTTCATTCACTGGCACATTACCTGTGGATTTTCCTGATATTGGACTTCACACTGGAAATGCTTGAGATCATCAGCATGAAATATGAGTCGCTTGAGCGGATCGATATAATCAACAGGCTTCTTTCCGATAAGATCGCCACTACTTTCTACGGTGTTCAACTTGGATTGGGTATTTTCATCCCGTTCATTCTTATTCTTCTGGTGGGTATGATGAAGAATCGTGAAACGCTGAAGATGATAATGATCGCGATTTCATCCATTTTTGTCGTGATAGGCGTGTTCGCGATGAGATGGAATGTTGTAATTGGAGGGCAGGAGATCTCAAAGAGCCTCAGCGGAACCCTTACCTATGTTCCGGTTTTCTTCAGCCAGGAAGGTGTGCTGCCAGCGATTATAATAATGATAATTCCTTTCATCATCCTTTTAGTTGTAACGTACATACTTCCACCATGGAAAGATATGGATGAAGAGGTTGCGGAATAA
- a CDS encoding DUF1699 family protein — translation MKVVFRIIGSEDDLADVSDNEENVHFCFRPSEKNIFEVVNKCPRLKRIQLPSSYHKTISNTTKMFLKMRNVKLVVGDIWGHRTDIDRFAEIDV, via the coding sequence ATGAAAGTTGTTTTTAGAATTATCGGCTCTGAGGACGACCTTGCCGATGTAAGTGACAATGAAGAGAACGTACATTTCTGTTTCAGGCCTTCTGAAAAAAACATTTTTGAAGTGGTGAATAAATGCCCGAGGCTGAAAAGAATACAATTGCCTTCGTCATACCACAAGACGATTTCAAATACCACAAAGATGTTTTTAAAAATGAGAAATGTGAAATTGGTTGTTGGGGATATCTGGGGTCACAGGACTGATATCGATAGATTTGCGGAGATCGATGTTTAG
- a CDS encoding cytochrome c3 family protein: protein MQVKFSTITFLVLTGILFLIPQAVASENSCIDCHKTLSPFLEVQKQFNQIRIEHLERNVSCSLECHEDRVRQLATANYQQWSESLHGLKGITCEMCHGGDPKQASKDQAHVGIKKPTDPESPVYYTNVPQTCGKCHSRELDNFQTSKHYQKLEALQTAPTCTTCHAPHTFKVLNPEEFRNFCGTCHSIYKKVAPYDIPAQADYLLGKVNKLKFNIDMTQQDIFFAKKNGTDVTQAQMHTDNAINMVQALAPMWHEFNLTHFEDQVDLANKEINQAEDIVKPTPGPSITETPKAPGFVGLAGVISLLAVLYILRKNRE, encoded by the coding sequence ATGCAAGTAAAATTTAGTACAATAACTTTTTTAGTATTAACGGGAATCCTGTTCTTGATCCCACAGGCTGTGGCTTCTGAAAATTCATGCATCGATTGCCATAAAACATTATCTCCATTCCTTGAAGTACAGAAACAGTTTAACCAGATAAGGATAGAGCATCTTGAGAGAAACGTTTCCTGTTCACTCGAATGCCATGAAGACAGGGTAAGGCAGCTTGCTACCGCAAATTATCAGCAGTGGTCAGAGTCACTTCACGGTCTGAAGGGAATAACATGTGAAATGTGCCACGGGGGAGATCCAAAGCAAGCCTCAAAAGATCAAGCGCATGTTGGTATCAAGAAACCTACCGATCCTGAAAGCCCGGTGTATTATACCAACGTCCCCCAAACGTGCGGTAAATGCCATTCAAGAGAATTGGATAATTTCCAGACCAGCAAACATTATCAGAAGCTGGAGGCATTACAAACCGCCCCGACGTGTACCACTTGCCATGCACCTCATACTTTCAAGGTATTGAATCCGGAAGAGTTCAGGAATTTCTGTGGTACCTGCCATTCAATTTACAAAAAGGTCGCACCATACGACATTCCTGCCCAGGCAGACTACCTGCTTGGGAAAGTGAACAAGTTAAAATTCAATATCGATATGACCCAGCAGGATATCTTCTTTGCCAAGAAGAATGGGACTGACGTAACACAGGCGCAGATGCATACAGATAATGCGATCAATATGGTTCAAGCTCTTGCGCCCATGTGGCATGAGTTCAATCTCACGCATTTTGAAGATCAGGTGGATTTGGCCAACAAGGAAATAAATCAGGCCGAAGATATTGTCAAACCGACACCAGGTCCATCAATAACAGAGACTCCCAAGGCCCCTGGGTTTGTGGGATTAGCAGGAGTTATCTCATTGCTGGCTGTACTGTATATATTAAGAAAGAACAGGGAATAA
- a CDS encoding cytochrome c3 family protein, giving the protein MDKISSTTIIKNWISANKVPIIIILVVMFSAVVVVSEKMLEITENPAFCGKNCHIMRPYYDSWRTSSHNDVRCVECHYEPGLIGHIKGKINGLMQFYSYETTVDEYSGQLYAKVMDKNCLACHEKHIFSSDIGYMGVNFSHKNHLLESKRGISLTCTSCHSMLVIGMREHQSVTDPTCMQCHPNMASNDVGHIVVTNSTCFTCHFRDVAGNTSISGCPSCHGPPKEMTHSNYTNFNHTSHLSRGFECLTCHTNISSNANDIVPKEKCFSCHNVKERVDKYDDFSLVHNTHVTNNKIACYNCHSNVLHSPEIKKDLCANCHGNEHPSDWLKTHKTQVLIGKVCSDCHQPKFCADCHATGVANGKIAK; this is encoded by the coding sequence ATGGATAAAATATCATCTACAACAATCATAAAGAATTGGATTTCAGCAAATAAGGTTCCAATAATTATAATATTAGTAGTCATGTTCTCAGCAGTGGTAGTAGTTTCTGAGAAAATGCTTGAAATAACCGAGAATCCTGCTTTCTGCGGGAAGAACTGCCATATTATGAGGCCTTACTATGACTCATGGCGAACTTCCTCGCATAATGATGTTCGATGTGTGGAATGCCATTATGAACCCGGGTTAATCGGGCATATCAAAGGCAAGATCAATGGACTAATGCAATTCTACAGCTATGAGACGACAGTTGATGAATATTCAGGCCAATTATATGCTAAGGTCATGGACAAAAACTGCCTTGCCTGCCATGAGAAGCATATCTTTTCTTCAGATATCGGTTACATGGGCGTGAACTTCAGCCATAAAAATCACCTGCTCGAATCCAAAAGAGGAATATCACTAACATGCACGAGCTGCCACTCCATGCTTGTAATAGGGATGAGAGAACATCAGTCAGTAACAGATCCTACATGCATGCAGTGCCATCCTAATATGGCGAGCAACGATGTCGGGCATATCGTGGTCACGAATTCAACATGCTTTACATGTCACTTCAGGGATGTGGCGGGCAATACGTCAATATCCGGCTGCCCCTCCTGCCACGGTCCACCGAAGGAAATGACGCACAGCAATTATACGAACTTCAATCATACAAGTCATTTGAGCCGGGGATTTGAATGCCTGACCTGCCATACCAATATATCAAGCAATGCTAATGACATTGTTCCGAAAGAGAAATGCTTCTCCTGCCACAATGTCAAGGAGAGAGTTGACAAGTACGATGATTTCAGCTTAGTGCACAATACCCATGTCACGAACAATAAGATCGCATGCTACAACTGTCACTCCAATGTTCTGCATTCACCGGAAATAAAAAAGGACCTGTGTGCCAATTGTCACGGCAATGAACATCCGAGCGATTGGTTAAAAACACATAAGACGCAGGTTTTGATTGGTAAAGTTTGCAGTGACTGTCATCAGCCCAAGTTCTGCGCAGACTGTCATGCCACCGGAGTAGCAAATGGGAAAATAGCAAAATAA
- a CDS encoding multiheme c-type cytochrome, producing the protein MQPHLKRAFMLLFIAIIGFIFVRSLIVPETFGQYGWYRGNSVNDLRNLPVEHAGSASCGEESCHTTIYSIWSTSGHKTVNCETCHGASENHVSNVRIMPTPANASRDFCGLCHFKRISRPSDFPQIDPESHGENLQCTYCHNPHKPWFV; encoded by the coding sequence ATGCAGCCACACTTGAAACGGGCTTTTATGCTGTTGTTCATTGCAATAATCGGGTTTATATTCGTAAGATCCCTGATAGTTCCCGAAACCTTCGGTCAGTACGGGTGGTACAGGGGTAACTCTGTTAATGATCTCAGAAATCTACCCGTAGAACATGCAGGCTCTGCAAGTTGTGGTGAAGAAAGTTGCCATACGACTATCTATTCGATCTGGAGCACCTCAGGGCATAAAACAGTCAATTGTGAAACCTGCCATGGAGCTTCGGAGAACCATGTCAGTAATGTAAGGATAATGCCTACGCCGGCAAACGCTTCAAGGGATTTCTGCGGCCTGTGTCACTTTAAGCGGATATCACGACCCTCTGATTTCCCGCAGATAGATCCGGAATCCCACGGTGAAAATTTACAATGTACTTACTGCCATAACCCGCACAAACCGTGGTTCGTATAA
- a CDS encoding 4Fe-4S dicluster domain-containing protein: MSLSRREFTKFGCRVIIGAVAGSAVVESIVTNGSAAKDPPPAEYDWNKHYWGYVIDTRKCIGCGRCARACKLENHVPFDEPVYRTWVERYRVLKEGEVKIDSPNGSIDGFTDDIPDDEIKKAFYVPKICNHCDSPPCVQVCPVGATYETKDGVVLVDYDYCIGCRYCIQGCPYGARYFNSERKTADKCTWCYHRITKGLLPACVQACPVGARIFGDLRDPDSAVNKILDKERISVLKIDLGTKPKVYYVGLDMDVK, from the coding sequence ATGAGCTTATCAAGACGAGAATTCACGAAATTCGGATGCAGGGTTATCATAGGGGCAGTAGCGGGCAGTGCTGTTGTAGAATCGATTGTAACAAACGGCAGTGCAGCCAAGGATCCCCCCCCTGCTGAATATGATTGGAACAAGCATTACTGGGGCTATGTCATCGATACCCGAAAATGCATAGGATGCGGCAGGTGCGCGAGAGCATGCAAGCTTGAGAACCATGTCCCTTTTGACGAACCCGTTTACAGGACATGGGTTGAAAGATACAGGGTCCTGAAAGAGGGGGAAGTCAAAATAGATTCACCCAATGGAAGCATAGATGGGTTTACGGATGATATCCCGGACGATGAAATCAAAAAAGCCTTTTATGTTCCCAAGATATGCAACCATTGCGACAGCCCACCCTGTGTTCAGGTCTGTCCCGTTGGGGCCACATATGAGACAAAGGATGGGGTCGTGCTTGTAGATTATGATTACTGTATCGGCTGCCGCTACTGTATCCAGGGGTGCCCTTATGGTGCCAGATATTTTAACTCTGAAAGGAAGACAGCTGACAAATGTACCTGGTGCTATCACAGGATCACAAAGGGTCTTCTGCCCGCCTGCGTACAGGCATGTCCGGTGGGCGCCAGGATATTTGGGGATTTGAGAGATCCAGACAGCGCGGTCAATAAGATCCTGGATAAGGAAAGGATCAGTGTTCTTAAAATTGACCTGGGAACGAAACCCAAGGTATATTATGTTGGATTGGACATGGATGTGAAATGA